The Deltaproteobacteria bacterium genome segment AAAATTATTGAGGTGTTGGGTGCCCCGGAAGATCCGCTGGTGCAGGTCAAGTCAGTCATCCATAAATATGATCTGCCTCGCCGGTTCCCTACCCGGGTGCTTCGGGAAGCCCGGCAGGTGCCTCAAGAAGTCCCAGCGGCGGCTCGGGCCGGCCGGCTGGATTTGAGGGAGTTGCTCACCGTAACCATTGACGGTGACAAGGCCCGCGATTTTGATGATGGGGTGGCCCTGGTCAAAAAGGCCGATGGCTCGTTTATCCTCTATGTGTCGATTGCCGATGTCAGTTACTACGTCAACCCAGGTTCGGCCCTGGATGCGGAGGCCTACCAACGGGGTAACAGCATCTACTTTCCTCACCTGGTGCTGCCGATGCTGCCCGAGGAACTGTCCAATGGCATCTGCAGCCTGAACCCCGGAGTGGAACGGCTGGCGGTGACGGTGACTATAAACTACGATTATCAAGGCCGCCTCCTCTCCAGCCGGTTTAACCGGAGTGTGGTGCAGAGCCAGGCCCGGCTGACCTATAACCAGGTGCAGGAGATTCTTGAGAGTCATGATCTGGCCTGGGTGCAATACAACCCCGAGCTGGTGGAAATGCTCACCAGCATGGCCGAGCTCTGTCAACTTCTCAGAGACCGGCGCAAAGAACGGGGCAGTCTGTTGTTAAGCATTCCCGAAGCGGAAGTCCGCCTGGATGATCAGGGGGTGCCGACCGACATCCGGCGGATCGACCACCTTCAGGCACATCAGCTCATCGAAGAGTTTATGATTGCTGCCAATGAAGCAGCAGCCCGCTGCTTGGGGGAGCCGGCCATCTTCCGGGTCCATGACGTGCCCGATCCGGACAAGATGCAGGCCTTCCGACGGGCGATGTCGCGCTTAGGTTACCGGCTGCCCCCCGAGGCTGATTATAATCCTCTGATCCTGCGGGAATTCTTCGACCAGATCCAGGATACCCCGGTGGCCTATTTGGTGCAGATCATGCTGTTACGCTCCTTAAAGCAGGCCCGTTACGCGGCTTCCAATGTTGGCCATTATGGGCTGGCCGCGCCGATCTACACCCATTTCA includes the following:
- the rnr gene encoding ribonuclease R, which produces LMAVPAAESRNLQKIVHNLVKAGELIKLPRGRYGLTAGMNLVAGQLSVHPEGYGFVASETGGPDVFINPANLKEALHGDRVVARVEHVGHRGRREGRIIRILERRIKKVVGLLSQAKDTYFVSPEDEHLLFDLIIPAECLDQAQVGQVVVAEITRFPTERLNPLGKIIEVLGAPEDPLVQVKSVIHKYDLPRRFPTRVLREARQVPQEVPAAARAGRLDLRELLTVTIDGDKARDFDDGVALVKKADGSFILYVSIADVSYYVNPGSALDAEAYQRGNSIYFPHLVLPMLPEELSNGICSLNPGVERLAVTVTINYDYQGRLLSSRFNRSVVQSQARLTYNQVQEILESHDLAWVQYNPELVEMLTSMAELCQLLRDRRKERGSLLLSIPEAEVRLDDQGVPTDIRRIDHLQAHQLIEEFMIAANEAAARCLGEPAIFRVHDVPDPDKMQAFRRAMSRLGYRLPPEADYNPLILREFFDQIQDTPVAYLVQIMLLRSLKQARYAASNVGHYGLAAPIYTHFTSPIRRYPDLMVHRLLLDRLQKTGPSEGPDEEELADQARFLSARERLAIEAEREMLARMQVRCLAEHVGEIFHGTISGVSAFGFFVSLDEIFAEGLVRLVDLPDDYYKFQESRLRLIGRRRGRSFQVGDRVQVRVAHVDLRRRHINLVLCPQKDA